A single genomic interval of Herpetosiphonaceae bacterium harbors:
- a CDS encoding helix-turn-helix transcriptional regulator, which translates to MATMRLRLRELLTQRENQLDRRIRLNEVAQETGISANTLTAMINNQSDRVSLQALAKLCEYFHCTPGELFRYSAEPEGIADVIDARDIVRSWEQQYGADEHPPR; encoded by the coding sequence ATGGCTACGATGAGACTTCGCCTGCGTGAGCTGCTGACCCAACGCGAGAACCAACTGGATCGCCGGATTCGCCTGAACGAGGTCGCTCAGGAGACGGGTATTTCGGCGAACACGCTGACCGCAATGATCAACAACCAGTCGGATCGGGTTTCGCTCCAGGCACTGGCGAAGCTGTGCGAATATTTCCACTGCACTCCCGGCGAGCTATTCCGCTATAGCGCCGAGCCTGAGGGTATCGCCGACGTGATCGATGCGCGCGACATCGTGAGGAGCTGGGAGCAGCAGTACGGCGCGGACGAGCATCCGCCGCGCTAG
- a CDS encoding thiamine ABC transporter substrate-binding protein, translating to MLRNIIGLLLALLILAGCGGSVGTGAEGAQPGSTAQATQTTAETTDSGPAEAQTVTGETYPNTLTVMSHDSFNLSTEVIAEFEKANNVKLQFLKAGDTGSALNRALLTRGNPLADVFFGVDNTFLSRALSADAFEPYAPQGLDQIPADLRLDPQDRLIPIDYGFVNLNYDKSSDLFKDQAQPEQLPLEDLTRPEFKGKVVVENPATSSPGLAFMLATVDYFGQEKWLDWWRQMKENGVVVVDGWETAYYTNFSGSSGQGPQPIVVSYATSPAAEVAFSEGKLTEPPTGNILPPKGSFRQIEFAGILKGTRNRALAEKWMDYMLSQRVQDDIMPQMVVYPVLPTAKIPEVYQQFAPVPQAPATLDPETIAQNRDTWIREWTEAVLR from the coding sequence ATGCTACGGAATATCATCGGGCTGCTGCTGGCGCTGCTGATTCTGGCGGGCTGCGGCGGCAGTGTGGGAACCGGCGCGGAGGGCGCGCAGCCGGGATCGACGGCTCAGGCCACGCAGACGACGGCGGAAACAACAGACAGCGGCCCGGCTGAGGCCCAGACGGTGACGGGCGAAACCTACCCCAACACGCTGACGGTTATGTCGCACGACAGCTTCAATCTGAGCACCGAGGTCATCGCCGAGTTCGAGAAGGCCAACAACGTCAAGCTTCAGTTCTTAAAGGCGGGCGATACCGGATCGGCGCTCAATCGCGCGCTGCTGACCAGGGGCAATCCGCTGGCGGACGTGTTCTTCGGCGTCGACAACACCTTTCTCAGCCGGGCGCTCAGCGCGGATGCCTTCGAGCCGTACGCGCCTCAGGGCCTCGACCAGATCCCCGCTGATCTGAGGCTGGACCCGCAGGATCGCCTGATCCCGATCGACTATGGCTTTGTCAATCTCAACTACGATAAATCCAGCGATCTCTTCAAAGATCAGGCGCAGCCGGAGCAACTGCCGCTTGAGGATCTGACCCGTCCCGAATTCAAGGGCAAGGTCGTCGTCGAGAATCCGGCGACCTCCTCGCCTGGGCTGGCGTTCATGCTGGCGACGGTCGACTACTTTGGGCAGGAGAAGTGGCTGGACTGGTGGCGGCAGATGAAGGAAAACGGTGTGGTGGTAGTCGATGGCTGGGAGACAGCCTACTACACCAACTTCAGCGGCTCGTCCGGCCAGGGGCCGCAGCCGATCGTCGTGAGCTACGCGACTTCTCCTGCCGCCGAGGTAGCTTTCTCCGAGGGCAAGCTCACCGAGCCGCCGACCGGAAACATCTTGCCGCCCAAAGGCTCGTTCCGCCAGATCGAGTTCGCGGGCATTCTCAAGGGCACCAGGAACCGCGCGCTGGCCGAGAAATGGATGGACTACATGCTCTCGCAGCGCGTGCAGGACGACATCATGCCGCAGATGGTCGTCTATCCCGTGCTGCCCACAGCGAAGATCCCGGAGGTCTATCAGCAGTTCGCGCCGGTGCCGCAAGCGCCCGCCACGCTCGATCCTGAGACGATCGCCCAGAACCGCGATACGTGGATTCGGGAGTGGACCGAGGCCGTGCTGCGCTAG